The Christiangramia forsetii KT0803 DNA segment GAAGAATTGGTGAATTCTCAAGAAAAATGGAGTCCGACACTAAAATATGCTGCTTCCTGCGGAATGAAATTTGAATTTATAAGTCGGGAAAAATACCGAAACAAGGATTCCGAAGGATTTCTACAGAAATTAAAACTAAAATTCGATAAATTTTATCAGGTTCCTGAAGGTGGAACTAATGAACTTGCTATAAAAGGTTGCGAAGAAATACTTTCAGAAAAAGATAAAGATTTCAACTATATCTGCGCCTCGGTGGGAACCGGAGGAACTATTGCCGGACTGATCAATTCTTCAGAAGAAGACCAAAAAGTGCTTGGCTTTTCAGCTTTAAATTCAGATTATTTAAAAAATGAAGTTTCAACTTTGGTAAATAAGGGGAATTGGGAGATCATACTAAATTATCATTTTGGTGGTTATGCAAAAGTGAATGCTGAACTGATCGATTTTATGAACGATTTCAGTAAAAAATATAAAATCATTCTG contains these protein-coding regions:
- a CDS encoding 1-aminocyclopropane-1-carboxylate deaminase/D-cysteine desulfhydrase, with translation MQDFFEKVTSESIPNEFITEFPGGIKLWIKREDLLHPEVSGNKFRKLKYNLLQAKKENHARILTFGGAHSNHISATATAGQLLGFKTIGIIRGEELVNSQEKWSPTLKYAASCGMKFEFISREKYRNKDSEGFLQKLKLKFDKFYQVPEGGTNELAIKGCEEILSEKDKDFNYICASVGTGGTIAGLINSSEEDQKVLGFSALNSDYLKNEVSTLVNKGNWEIILNYHFGGYAKVNAELIDFMNDFSKKYKIILDPLYTGKLVFGIFDLVKCGYFPENSKILAIHTGGLQGIEGMNRFLKRKDLPQIIY